A window of Exiguobacterium sp. FSL W8-0210 genomic DNA:
GCGTCGGATCCGAATCCGATCGTCGTGAAGGACGCGAAGACGGACTTGATCCGGATCCGGATCGGTTCGATTAAAGGGATTGATAAAATCGTCGTCAATGACCAAGAACTGAAACTGAACCGTTCGCTTCTCGTCCAAAACATCTATCTGAAGAAAGTAGCCACGCCGTAAACCGGCGTGCCTTCTTTTAGATGGCATATTCATCTACATATGAAATGAAGGAGGAGGGCGTTACATGAACTTACCGAATCAATTGACAGTATTACGCGTTTTATTAATTCCCGTGTTCGTCATCGTACTTGCGATTGATCCGAACTGGGGACAGTGGGATGTACTAGGAGCTGAACTTCCCGTCTCACACTTCGTTGCAGCCATCATCTTCCTTGTTGCTTCACTGACGGACTGGCTTGATGGGTATATCGCCCGCAAACAAAAACTAGTGACGAACTTTGGAAAATTCATGGATCCACTTGCTGATAAGATGTTAGTCGCTGCTGCGCTCGTCTACCTCGTGGAACTTGAGTTCGTCGCGGCTTGGATCGTCGTCATCATTCTCTGCCGTGAGTTCGCAGTCACGGGTCTGCGTCTTGTCGCTTCTGACGAAGGCATCGTTCTTGCTGCCGGAAACTCTGGGAAAGCCAAGACTTGGGTCCAGCTGACATCGATCACGGCATATTTGTTGCACGATATCATCTTTGCGATGTGGAACATTCCGTTCGCAGATATTACGATGTGGCTTGCTTTGATCTTGACGATCTACTCAGGCGTCGAATATTTCTCGAAAAACATTAAGTTAATTACGAAATCCATGTAAGATGGATCAATTTAGACTGTTCGTCATACCGAACAGTCTTTTCTTATACTTCAAGAAGGTGAGGAATCAACATGAAAGCAGAAATCATCGCAGTCGGAAGTGAGCTTCTCCTTGGAGAAATCGCGAACACGAATGCACAGTACCTTTCCGAATGGCTAGCCAGTGCCGGAATTGACGTTCATTATCATACAGTCGTCGGTGATAACCGCGAGCGGATGCAGAAAACGTTCCGTCAGGCGCAACAACGGGCAGATCTCCTCGTCATCACAGGGGGTCTTGGACCAACGGAAGATGATTTAACGAAAGAGGTGCTCGCAGATCTTCTCGGACGTGATCTCATTCTCGATCAAGCAGCGTACGAAAGAATCGAAGGATTCTTGAAGACACGTCAACGGGAGATGACGAACAACGAGCAGAAACAAGCATTAGTCATCGATGGCGCGACGGTTTTACGCAATGATGCGGGTCTTGCTCCCGGTATGTCGGTGCAGACGGAGCACCATCAATATATCGTTTTACCCGGTGTGCCACGTGAGATGAAGCAAATCCTCAAAGATCACTTCAGTCATCTCTTCGGTCAGGAAACGATCCGTTCCCGGACACTCCGTTTCTTTG
This region includes:
- the pgsA gene encoding CDP-diacylglycerol--glycerol-3-phosphate 3-phosphatidyltransferase, which encodes MNLPNQLTVLRVLLIPVFVIVLAIDPNWGQWDVLGAELPVSHFVAAIIFLVASLTDWLDGYIARKQKLVTNFGKFMDPLADKMLVAAALVYLVELEFVAAWIVVIILCREFAVTGLRLVASDEGIVLAAGNSGKAKTWVQLTSITAYLLHDIIFAMWNIPFADITMWLALILTIYSGVEYFSKNIKLITKSM